A genome region from Pangasianodon hypophthalmus isolate fPanHyp1 chromosome 11, fPanHyp1.pri, whole genome shotgun sequence includes the following:
- the senp8 gene encoding sentrin-specific protease 8, translated as MDPVVLSYQDSLLRRSDVSLLEGPHWLNDQVIGFAFEYFAVERFKSLGDSVCFISPEVTQFIKCASCQEELAVFLEPLSLMSRRWVFLAVNDNSNQAAGGSHWSLLLYQRDSGHFSHYDSQSGGNATHARRIAAKLQAFLGAGTEVPFVEEPCPSQQNSYDCGMYVICNAEALCESARVGGCARLPTNTITPTYITRKRTEWHSLIRRLAKD; from the coding sequence ATGGACCCGGTTGTGCTGAGTTATCAGGACAGCTTGCTGAGGCGCTCGGACGTTTCCCTGCTGGAAGGCCCCCACTGGCTCAACGACCAGGTCATCGGCTTTGCCTTCGAGTACTTTGCTGTGGAGCGCTTTAAGAGCCTGGGTGACTCTGTGTGCTTCATCAGCCCTGAGGTTACCCAGTTCATCAAGTGCGCGTCATGCCAGGAAGAGCTGGCTGTCTTCTTAGAGCCACTGAGTCTAATGTCGCGTCGCTGGGTCTTTCTAGCGGTCAACGATAACTCCAACCAGGCGGCCGGCGGCTCCCACTGGAGCCTGCTGCTTTACCAGCGTGACTCTGGTCATTTCTCCCACTACGACTCACAGAGCGGAGGCAATGCCACACACGCTCGGCGCATCGCCGCCAAGCTCCAGGCTTTCCTGGGCGCTGGGACTGAAGTGCCCTTCGTGGAAGAGCCGTGTCCCTCGCAGCAGAACAGCTACGACTGCGGCATGTACGTCATCTGTAACGCTGAGGCGCTGTGCGAAAGCGCTCGAGTCGGAGGCTGCGCTCGGCTTCCGACGAACACCATCACGCCCACGTACATCACCAGGAAGCGGACAGAATGGCACTCTCTGATTCGAAGACTCGCAAAGGACTAG